From Gossypium raimondii isolate GPD5lz chromosome 11, ASM2569854v1, whole genome shotgun sequence:
ctgaaatattccacatttccctcgacaggattattgtccctagcactagcataacttgtaattgaggaattaacaactattccccaattttgcgttctcctcaacctctcgcgatattttgtatgaaatctgaatcctttgatgaggaacgcactatatcttttaaccactcgatttggaccttgagagagccatttaacttcatcgtttacgttcttcccactccattTTGATAACCCTTGACAagttcatccaagaccggtccatttcttaattcttgaagtctgacgttGACAATAATTTGCACGGGTAAGTGAAAACGCCAGTTATAACcataaatgagttatgtaagttatgatatgatatatttttatgtattatgtaagttatgtaagttatgtattatgtattatgtattatgtaagtacTGTAAGTAAAGTActgtaagtaatgtaagttatgtaagtaatgcattatgtaagttgtgtataatattaattatgtaagttgtgtataatgtaagttaagaaggttatgtattatgtaagttatttaagttaagtaagttatttaatttatgtaagttatgtaacactacaccaaaacaggcttttagtggcgtttagataaaaaacgccgctaacgatcgatcattagcggcgcattaCGGAAAACGCTgctgaaaataagcattagcggcgctttggagaaagcgccacaaaaaacctaaaataatgtaaaataataaaatacgaaaataatatatttttattgacaGTAATAAAATTCGGGAAAAAATACGAGCAAATGAccgaaataagggttttttattaaatttatttaaaaccacactaaattaataaatttcaaacataatgtactaaaataatgtaaaataataaaattaaaaatagtatattttttaaagtaataaaatccgaggagaaaatacgaacaaaggggcGAAATAAGgatttttactaaatattttaaaaaacagaattaattaatctatttcaaacataatgtactaaaataaaataaaataaaaaataaaaaatataatatattttattgaaagtaattaAATCCAGGAAAAAATACGAGCAAAGGGCCAAAATAAgggttatttttctaaatttatttaaaaacacactaaattaatgaatttcaaacataatgtactaaaataatgtaaaataataaaattataaaatagtattttttaaagtaataaaatccggggaaaaaatacgaacaaatggtcaaaataagggttttttactaatttttttttgaagttgcaTGCATCACAATGGCTTCATTGATTAACAGTGATACTCACATATCTGATGCGGCTAATAACAtggtaatatattattatttgttaatcacgggttctattaaaaaatgatatacgtaatatatagaaataaatcatgttatcctaattttttttctccacGTTTAACACTATCAGGGCTCGTACTGAGTAATAAGGGGCTGGGTGAATGGATTCCTACGTAGCCCTCTGTCTGAGAGAAACACGAAAGTCGTCGGAGGCACCTCCCACGTAGACAGGTCAGGCAGGACGGGGAACTCATTTTCCTAGACACGCAATGTGCGCTCGAGCAtgtacacatcatcgacatattgtTCAACATTAAGGTTCACTTTAGCACACGTTGCCACGACATGTGCACgtggataatgaagtgtttcgaaCCTCCTACACTCGCACCGTTTGTTCCGGATATCAACTCCATAGGATCTAGGTGGTATACCGGGTCGACGACCGATGGTCTCACTAACTCGAAACGTTTCCAGAcgtcgtgaatatatttctacattcatcgACCTCGCCATCCGACGGTTtgcaaccattgcatccctGACATCTTCGACAAACACGTATCCCGCCTCCATCTGGTCGACTtgttgctgacccattcttggcatcaaagtAGCCAACCTGTAGAATGTAGCAGAGAAGACAAATGCAATCGGAGGATGACGTGTTTTTAACAACACAGCGTTGACCCCTTCcactaagtttgtggtcatttgaccataacaaaagccctcgtcaaaactttgagcccattgccGCGGCTCCATTGTACCCAACCATTGTCGAAAAGATGTGTTTGTTtgcccctccatgtcactctcaagtcgaaTCATTCTTTGGCGaaaaatatgtggctctaactcgtacgTTGTATACGTATTAAGAAAAGATAAGTTCCAGTAACTtgataacataaaacattacaacttatattgaaaagataaggttatcatttacccattgccacgacttgtctcttccagtctgcattcttataatatttatggaaGTTAGATGCAATGTGACGGATGCAGTAAACGAATCTCCATGGCACACCGAAACGCCTAATTGCTGCAATTAAACATTTCCCTCTATCggaaataatgcaaatattatcgttgctaataacatacctccccAGGTTAgtgaggaagaattcccaagatTCCAAGTTCTCTTTATTTACGATGGCAAATGCTATCGAAAGCACTTTTCTATTTCCGTCTTGAGCAACCGcaagaagtaggatctgtgtatattttccatatagccaGGTCCCATCCACCTGCACAAATGGCTTGCAGTAGGGAAATGCCCGCATACATGGATCAAACatccagaacatccgatggaaaatctTTTTTCCCGACTGTAACTGGTCGTTCGAGCCATAATAAGATCTTGTCTATAACTCAATCACAGTCCCCGGTACATACTCCCGCATAGCAGCTATTCATTCTTGTAGCTCGTTATACGACGAATCATAATCCCCATACAATTGCTCCATtaccatctgtttagctatccacgCCTTTCGATATGATACTCGATATtggaatcgtgcttgcatttTGGCAATCAGTACAGAAACTTTAATGGTtggcatgtccttcaccattggcatgatacacatacagatagttttcgaatcaagttttccatgatcttctgtcatacgtgttgatgtgcatgtatgaggaccaacaaattttcgtatctcctaCATCTGCGAACTTTTAATGAATGCAGCTCGTacccgccaattgcagcctttcactgccttccaacactccccaatatATATTGTCGGATTAGACAGTGTGACTTTATAATCCACTGATATGTTCATGCAATACCGTTTAATAGCAAGTACGCACTCTTTTTTACTTTCGAATCTCTGGCCTACGAATAACTCCTCATGATCAGAATTTACGGACAACTGGTGAGgataaactatttcaaggtactccgggaactcagctacatacgctgcgtcggggtctatgagcgacatgtgtggcccaggattattgtgtatcaaaatGCATCACATCTGGTTCCCGATCGAAGAAGCGTTAACATTTTCATCGTTATTACTGCTttcatcgtcaatatcatcaggtaTATCGTCCATATTAGGATCaccgtcactatcgacctcttcatcACAATGATCGCTACCACCTccttcttcaccaccaaccacatcaatatcgggtgtaatattcagatcgataccgatcccacctatagtcgattcactatcaacgtacgatattggagccaccatccacGGTTCTTGAGCTCCGTGTTCTTCACCATATGCATtgacatcttcattttgctccataccggctaactcagcaaagaagtgaatcggtgcattcttgTCACTCCCATTCCCACAGTAAAGAGCGATCATTGTCTCCTCGTCTTTGTCGtttacaagttccatttcggtgaatttgatcggatttgtcgaaactggaaacttgtagaaaatttttgatatccttctcccacaacgtctaacaATTTTTACATTAATCATTCCCTTCATATCATccaacgagacatttctattaaatctcattgctatttgttgccgacattcaaatatacatccaacaGTTGTTGTCAAGATGgttccatcgaaataaacgcatataaaaaacttatcatccatcttcaatattcaaaacaaaatctcaaaaaacaCTCTCGAACAGtaaataatttacttaaataaagaaaagtaatgtttcaatatgcaatttttcaTTCTTAAGCTCATACTTTTTCAGTTATCATTTTGTACATGAACAACgtttaaccactaatcctaataactaacacaataacaataataatagtttttactcaaaataatactaactaacaataataattagggttttactaaaataataactaacaataatataatgtaaaaaCTAACAAtcatactaactaaaataataattagggtttttactaatcctaataactaatcataataataatattagtttttactaacaataatactaagtaaaaataatattaataactaAACCCTATaaaaactaacaataataatactaactaaaatcatcaatttgagtttttattaatcttaataactaacaataataactaaactaacaacaaaaaataataaaaattatacaaaaaaacataataacaagataatccattttttttaaaaaaaataccttatttttctatttttttcttctctttctctcttttttcggcaccacctcctcctcctccttcttcttctccttcagCTGGACGAATGCTGGACTTATAATACAAgtggtgccgcctgtggcaTCCCATTTTCTACTGTTTCGTTTTTTTGTatcattttggtaaataaaaatatatatattattttaatttttttatttttttgtattatttttgtaaaagacCCACTATCTAAACATAAAACATACGgattaataatatttcatatctaTACTGGGTTATATATTGATCCgggaaaaattaatatttttattaaacgaaaaaatttaatatagaaaattgtttcttttgaagATAGGCGcgattaagaaaattttaatataaaaattgattcatGCCTATCAAACAGGTACAATTAAAAAATAGcttttagtaattaatttagCCTATTTacgtatttaaattttttaatatatttaggtaaaaatccaGATTTTAGTATCCCATGTCAGTAGCCCAGttgttagtattattttaaaaataggacTTGATTGCTGAATCTTACTGTAAAGGGCATCATTTCCCcaattattgttataattattatgGTGGAAAAGGAAAGAAGCCATATTTCAGACTAGCGATCaccacttatttttattttaaaaataggagGAATTATTTATCCACTTACAGTTAGGCTAAGTAATATGTGGCATTGGCAACCGGTAAGGGCGAAGGAAAGTAGATTTTAGGCTGCTTGGAGAAGTGCTCAATTTTATATGTCGAATTATGAGGAATATTTGATAGTCTGAACATTCTGCAGAGTCTGTTGATTCACATGTTACGAAGGTTATTTAAGATATTCTCAAACTTTGTTCTGATTATGCAGATTCATCAACTCTTAAAAAAGATTGGACCGTGGTTCCTACATAAAGAGGGAAATAAAGATGTTGACTGACTTTTGAAAAAGAGGAGGGTTTGGTTATTATTTGAagttacttttttcttttcataatttttttatactatctttaaataaaagaatttagaattataaatttaaagtacatgtttaatagtattaaaatgtaaattcatTATCACCAAGGGTTGGCAGTGACCCgaccccctaaaatgaaattttttttatttacgccttttataatttataaaaatttaaattaataatagtaaaagtgCCACTTTGCcccaaaaaataatgaaaatttgatttagtcttttaaaattataaagatatagattatTGAAgcggtgaaattacattttactatcgtaaaatatacaatttaatttcggtcCCAAAAAATTTGTTGGCTTCGCCATTGATATctatcattaaatattttaatatacaatttttttgttgtgataaaatttaatatatataccaatgtGTGAactttagaaagaaaatttgagatttttacaTTGGGAAAGTTTCATCCAACTGACATTTCTGTACAATATCTGTCAGCTATATGGTGTGtatatatggttttattttttttatcactatACAAGCAATGCTCTCTGAATATGATCTAAGCTCCTTGTCTTCTAAAACAGTTTTTAATTACACTACTTTGAAGCAATGTCCAGCACCGCTGCTCAAAGGAGTTGGCGTTCCACTGTGCAATGTCCAATCACCAGCTCAAAGGAAACTAAATTATCCATGAAGTGGACTGCAACAGCATAATTTCACAAGCTATTTTCTTCAgcaaataaaagttttattataaACATGAGGCTCACAAACATAGCAATCAGAGCATCAcattaacaaaagaaaacagaCCACTCAtcagaaaacaacaaaaacaaccatttgaaaatttaaacacCACGAGGAAAACACATTTGTTTGCTTCTTCTAAGGGTGACCATATGGCGACCATTAATTTTCATAGGCAATAGTTGGAATGGCCGAAGTTTTGAACCCGTTGAAATCATTCCCACGGGATGAAGTATAAGCACCCATGTTGTGAAAGACCAGCCAATCATTCACGTCCAATTCTGGCAATTCAAAACCCTTCAAAACCGTATCAGCTGCATCGCATGTCGGTCCAAAAACAGTGGAACTCCATGTTTTCAATTCTTTGCATGTGGGGTTTTTCATGATGAGAGGAGTGCAAATCACTTCATCGTGATCGTACTTCAAAAAATTCATCGACCCCGAAATCCCATCGCTAATCCAGTACTCCTTAACCTCCGCCCTTTCTCGTTTCCCTATTACGCTTGTTGTTAATGTAAATGGCGAATTAGCAAAGAAGCGACCAGGTTCCGCAATGATTTTTAAGTTACCATCAGCTAGCTCATCGgggaaatatttttgtaaagCAACTTTCACGGCGGAGGCTGCATCGGTAAACTTTGGACCTGATGTGAAGCCTCCACCGATGTCTAAGATATGCATTTTAGGTAGCCCAAGTTGAGCTGCAGTGTCGAACGTTGTTTTGGCTGCTCCAATGGCATCTTCGAATGCATGGAAGTTAATTGCTCTGCTCCCAATATGAAATGAGACGCCAACGACTTGGAGCTTTGCCTCTTGAGCTGCTTTCAGAAGCGGAACAATTTCCTCAGGGAGTGCACCGAACTTGGAACCGAACTTGAATGTTGCACCACTGGTTTCCGGGACTTTGATTCGGATCAACAGTGCACATTTCGGGTGCCACTTTTTGATCTTTTCGAGCTCACAGTTGGAGTCGAAAGTGGTTAAGTTAACGCCAAATTTAGCTGCATACTTGATGTGAGACTCGGGTTTACATGTGTTTGCGAAAACGATTCGATCAGGCGAAACCCCAAGGGACAAAATGGTTTCAATCTCAGGAAGGCTTGCACAGTCGAAGCCGGTGCCGAGAGCTGCCATTTCTTTGAGGAAAGCAGGGTTAGGGTTGCATTTGACAGCATAGAAAGGTTGAACCACTGGAAGATTATCGAACCATGTCTCCACCAGGGACCTGATTGCACCCAAATCCAGCACGTAAAATGGGTCTGTTTGTTGTTGTTCATTGGAAATGGCTGatttaatgaaatgaaataaatcatcTCTGGATACGGGTTTTGTCACCCTATTTTTTATCAACTTTGCTTCACCCACCATTGGTCTGAGCTTGGAGACTTTGTtagaaagaaaggaagagaac
This genomic window contains:
- the LOC105804706 gene encoding ornithine decarboxylase 1B, chloroplastic is translated as MDIFLVISCIRNSFFNKFSSFLSNKVSKLRPMVGEAKLIKNRVTKPVSRDDLFHFIKSAISNEQQQTDPFYVLDLGAIRSLVETWFDNLPVVQPFYAVKCNPNPAFLKEMAALGTGFDCASLPEIETILSLGVSPDRIVFANTCKPESHIKYAAKFGVNLTTFDSNCELEKIKKWHPKCALLIRIKVPETSGATFKFGSKFGALPEEIVPLLKAAQEAKLQVVGVSFHIGSRAINFHAFEDAIGAAKTTFDTAAQLGLPKMHILDIGGGFTSGPKFTDAASAVKVALQKYFPDELADGNLKIIAEPGRFFANSPFTLTTSVIGKRERAEVKEYWISDGISGSMNFLKYDHDEVICTPLIMKNPTCKELKTWSSTVFGPTCDAADTVLKGFELPELDVNDWLVFHNMGAYTSSRGNDFNGFKTSAIPTIAYEN